CAAGAAGCAGTTTTATTTGCATTAGGACAATCATTCTTCTCTTTATCTGTTGGGTTTGGAGGGATGCTGACTTATGCTTCTTATATGAAAAAAGGAACTGACCTCGTGCAGGCAGGAGGATATATTGTATTACTTAACATATTAGTAACGCTATTAGCAGGACTAGCGATATTTCCAGCTACAGCATCTTTAGGAATAGATAATGCGCAAGGTCCAGGTCTACTCTTTATTGTGTTACCTTATGTGTTTAATCAGCTACCGTTTGGTTCGATATTCTATTTGATTTTCTTGTTGCTGTTTTTCTTTGCAACCATTACCTCATCAATTAGTCTAGTAGAGATAAATGTTTCAAATATGACAAAGAATGATAATGCAAAACGTCTGAAGTCTGTACTTGCGATTATTTTAGGTATTTTCATTGTAAGTATTCCTTGCGCTTTATCTTTTGGACCGATAAGTGAGATGAAGTTCTTTAAAGGAACATTCTTTGATAATATGGATTTCCTTGTATCAAATATCATGTTGCCAATTGGTGTGCTGTGCTATACGTTATTCTCAGGATACGTATTAGATAAAAAGGTGATGAAAGCATATTTTGTTCAAAAGCCATATCAGGATAAACTGTTTAATGTATGGATTATACTCCTTCGATATATTATTCCTATTGTCATATTATTTGTGATGATCAATCAGCTGATGCAGTAAATATGTTGATTATGACTTTATGTAAGTTGACCAATGATATAACGTATTACATCTTCTTGAGCACGACCTCTAGGCATAAGGTGACCAGCTTCAGAAAATTCTAGAATGTCTTTTTTACTGTGAATATTACGATAGATGAATTCAGCACTTTCTTGATACAAAATATCGTCTCTGCCACCATAAAGAATTGAAATCGGTGTTTGTATATCGGATAAATGTGTCATAATCTCATCAATCATTTGGATGAACAAAGGTGTACCATAATAGTTTTTTATTAGATTATTGATATTATTCTCTGAAAGTTTATTTTCAGAGAATATTTTTTGTGTGTTCTCTGCATAACGCTTTAGCCTCTCTTCTAGATTGACAGCTTCTTTATGCATCGGAGTACTCATAATAATCGCTTTATGAAAATTAAATTGTTCCGCTAGCTTTAATGTGAATAGTCCACCGAGTGACACACCTATTACAGATATTTTGCGAAATCCTTGTGCTAACAGTTTCAAATACGCTTCTTCTACTACTTTCCACCAGTCATTTACTGAATGTTGCACAAATGTTTCGATAGATTGCCCATGTCCAGGATAAGCAGGAATCGTATATGAAAAATCTGCTGCTGCTAATGCATCAGCCAGTAATTTCATATCTCTTGTTGTACCAGTGAATGAATGAAGTAAGAGTACTGCATGATCATTTCCCTGGAAATATATAGTTTGTGGAGCTTTTACTTTAATCATAAATACTTCCTCCTTATAGTTCATTATAAAAGTAAGCAAGAAGGTATTAAAGACTTTCGCTTGGCTTAATTACTGAAATTTTCTTTTTCGTAAAAATAAGAAAATAAAATTTTCAAATAGAATGTTGAAAGCATATAATCTTTGTTTTTAAAGAAATGTATAGACAAAATCATCATTTACTATGTATATTATATCTATATAATTTATTTCGAAAGATATGATTATTAAAAGTTATTATAGCTATATATTCAAATGAATATTAAATCAAAAAAATTATTCATCAGTAAATATGTATGCGCTTTTACATACAAAAAAGTCGGTAAATTGGAAGTCATTTCAGAGAAATTTAACACTTTAATGCGAAAACGCTTTCATGTAAACTGAATGTATATTATAATAGCTACGTAGAAAAGACACCGTGAATTTGGAAAAAAAGAATAGAAAAAAAGGGGTCAAAGATTATGGGAGATAATCATTTAAAAAGAAGTTTAAGTTCAAGACAAGTGCAGATGATAGCACTTGGAGGAACGATTGGTGTAGGTTTATTTATGGGTGCTTCAAGCACGATTAAATGGACTGGTCCATCAGCAATCCTTGCATACTTAGTAGCTGGTTTGTTTTTATTTTTAATTATGCGTGCAATGGGAGAACTTGTTTATTTATATCCAACGACAGGTTCATTTGCTGATTATGCTTCTGAGTATCTTCACCCAGTAGCAGGTTATGTCACTGCATGGGCGAATATATTCCAGTGGATTGTAGTAGGGATGAGTGAAGTTATCGCAGTTGGACAGTATATGCAGTTCTGGTGGCCTGAATTACCAAGCTGGATACCTGGAATTATTGTAATTATTACATTAGCTGCTGCGAACATGGCATCTGTTAAGGCATTTGGAGAATTTGAATTCTGGTTTGCAATGATTAAGATTGTCACAATTATATTAATGATTGTCGCAGGTTTAGGTATTATCTTATTCGGTTTAGGAAACAATGGTAATCCTATCGGGTTTGGTAATTTAACTGAACATGGCGGGTTCTTCCCGAATGGTATTACTGGATTCTTCTTCGCATTATCTATGGTCGTTGGTTCTTACCAAGGGGTAGAATTAATTGGTATTACTGCGGGTGAAACGAAAGATCCTCAGAAGAATATTACTAAAGCAGTTAACGGTATTATATGGCGTATATTAATTTTCTACATTGGAGCAATCTTTGTAATTGTTACAGTTTATCCATGGGACGAACTTGGTAATGTAGGAAGCCCATTCGTTGCAACTTTCGCAAAAGTAGGTATTACCATTGCAGCTGGTTTCATTAACTTTGTAGTAATTACTGCAGCAATGTCAGGATGTAACTCAGGGATATTCAGTTCAAGCCGTATGGTATTTACGCTTGCGCAAGAAGGTAAAATGCCGAAATCATTTGCTCGTGTTATGAAAAATGGTGTACCGGTATATGCAGTACTTATGATTTCAATTGGTATCTTTGTAGGTGTGTTATTAAATATCTTCTTACCAATGTTTATTGATGGTTCAGAAAATATTTTTGTATATGTATATAGTGCATCTATCTTACCTGGTATGATTCCATGGTTCATGATCTTATTCAGTCATTTAGCATTCAGAAAACGTGAACCAGAACTTGCAGCAAACCATCCGTTTAAAATGCCATTTGCACCTGTATCAGATTATTTAGCTATCGGTTTCCTAGTATTAGTACTTATCGGTATGTTAATTAATGCGGATACGAGAGTATCGGTAATTATCGGTATTATCTTCTTATCTGCGATGGCCGGAGTTTATTTCTTAAGAGGATTCCACAAATTAGACGCAGGTCGTAAATTTTTAGAAAAATAGAATTATCATTGAGGCAGAACACTTCTGTTCCGCCGTTTAAGTTGTTAAATAGAAGAGGGTTGAGACTTATGTCTCTTCCTCTTTTTATTTTACATAAAAATATTCGTTTTATATGCGTTTTGAATTCAAATGAACGGGAATATACGAAATGTATGACTATATATATATAGGGGGAACGATAATGACTAATGAAAAAGATAAGCAATTAGAAGCATTTCGTAGAGACCACTCAGAAGATACTGCACTTACAACGAATCAAGGTTTAAAAATGGCAGAAGATGAATTTTCTCTTAAAGCTGGAGAACGTGGACCAACCTTATTAGAAGACTTTCATTTCAGAGAAAAAATGACGCATTTTGACCACGAAAGAATTCCTGAAAGAATTGTGCATGCACGTGGTTATGGAGCACATGGAGAATTTGAATTATATGAAGATTTAAGTGAATATACAAAAGCGAAGTTTTTAACAGATACAACGAAAAAGACACCTGTATTTGTACGTTTTTCTACTGTGCAAGGATCAAAAGGATCTAACGATACAGTACGTGATGCACGTGGGTTTGCGACTAAATTCTATACTGAAGAAGGTAATTATGATTTAGTAGGTAACAATATTCCAGTATTCTTTATTCAAGATGCAATTAAATTCCCTGATTTAGTACACGCAGTTAAACCAGAACCACATAATGAAATTCCTCAAGGTGGTACAGCGCATGATACATTCTGGGATTTCTTTGCACAAAACCCTGAGTCTACGCATATGACAATGTGGACGATGAGTGACCGTGGTATCCCGAAAAGTTTTCGTACAATGGAAGGGTTTGGAGTGCATACTTTCCGTTTAGTAAATGCAGAAGGGAAGTCACACTTTGTTAAATTCCACTGGAAACCATTGCTTGGAACACATTCATTAGTTTGGGATGAAGCTCAAATTATCGCTGGTAAGAATTCAGATTATAACCGTGAAGACTTATATGAAGCCATCGATAAAGGCGATTACCCTGAATGGGAATTAGGGCTTCAAATTCTTCCAGAAGAAGATGAATTTAAATTTGATTTTGATATATTAGATCCAACAAAATTATGGCCTGAAGAAGAAGTGCCAGTTAAACGTGTTGGTAAAATGACTTTAAATCGCAATGTAGATAATGTCTTTGCAGAAACTGAACAAGTTGCCTTCCATCCAGGACATCTTGTACCGGGAATTGATTTCAGTAATGATCCGTTATTACAAGGACGTTTATTCTCATATACAGACACGCAATTATCACGTTTAGGTGGACCGAATTTCCATCAGTTACCGATTAACAGACCAGTATGTCCGTTTGCTAACAACCAACGTGATGGCATGCATCAAACATTTGTGCATAAAGGCCAAACCGCTTACCATAACAATGCGATCAATAATAACAATCCACATACAACACCAGCTGAAGAAGGTGGATTTGAACATTATCATGAAAAAATCGATGCTCATAAAGTGCGTGCTAGAAGTGAAAGTTTTAAAGAACATTATTCACAAGCGAAAATGTTCTATAACAGTTTAAGTCAACCAGAAAAAGAACATTTACGTGATGCGTTTGCTTTCGAATTAGGTAAATGTAAACATGACTTTGTTAAAGAAAATGCGGTTGCAAATATTAATAAAGTAGATAAAGATTTAGCGACTCAAATTGCTGAAAAAATCGGCGTTGCTGCACCTACTGCAGATGAAGAAGTTAAATCAGATAAAAAATCTCCAGCATTAAGCATGGAAAATACAGTTAAAAAATTAGATACTCTGTCTGTTGCATTATTAGTAACTGAACAATCAGATGAAGCTAAGATCAAAAAAGTATTAACAACACTTGCTGACAATAAAGTAAATTATAAATTAGTGAGCGAGAAAGCATTTAAATTAGGTGAATTGAAAGTGTCTGAAACATTTGATACAGTGCATTCTACGTTATTTGATGGTCTAATTGTATTAGATGTTAAAACACCATTATTACCACCAGTAAAAGATTTCATTGAAGCAGCTAACCGTCACTTTAAAACAATCGGTTATGATGCATCTGTTGCTAAAGCATTAGAAGAAACAGCTGTAGATGTAGCACAACCAGGCATTGTTGAACTAAGTGATGATGCAAATAAATATTTAGATGCGCTTATTGTACAAAGACATTGGGATAGAAAACTGTAATATATCGTTTGAAATAAATGAAATACCATAAATAAATTAATAAAGTTAATTTTTAAGCCTGTGTATTCACAGGCTTTTTTTATTCGATATGACAATATATACATTACGGTTCATGTATAATAGATTTATAGTATCTATACATTTCCTATGACTTACTATTATTGGGAGGATGTATGACGGACTTAATTAATCATTTACAAACATTAGATCTCAAAGCTCATGCATGTATCGTTTCTAATATGAATCAGCAAAAAGAAATTATAGCTCATTTTGAGGAAAAAGATGTATGGATAGAAACGTTTAATACACCTTTTCATGAACGTTTAACAGTTAGGGAACAATTGAAATTTTATATGAGATGGTTTGGTGCAACATTTAATATAGATGAGGTTTTACGACAGTTTATGTTAATAGAATATAGCAATGTGAAAGTAAAGAAATTAGAATATGATGAATATGTGTTATTGAAAGTAGCTTTGGCATATGTACAGGATAATAAGCTTATCATTATTAAAGATATATTACATAATTTAAAAGTTGAAACTGTTGATACAATCTTAAATGTACTCCCACAATTTAATACAGAGCATAAAGTTCTACATATACTTTCATATTTAGACCATGGATTATTATTATCAAATGAAATTTATCAGGTAAAAAAGTCTCAGCTAAAACGTTTAGAAGTTTATGAGGACAGAGAAGAAACGAACGAAGCAGCTGATTCAGGTGAAAAAGAACAATCTGCTCAATCATATAATAATAGCGATATGCTGGAAAGTGTGATAAATAAGCAGAATCAAAAAAATATTTCCCAAGAAATAAATTCGAATTTCTCCCGTAGTAACGTATTTAGAATAACTGTCAAATCAGAAGATAAGACACTATTTATTAATCCTGAAGATATCGACTATATTGAGGGAGCAGAAGGTAAGGTAAATATTCATTTTAATAGTGAATCATTTAAAGCAGATTATACTTTGAATGAACTTGAAGAAAAATTAAAAGTGTATGGCTTCTATAGATGCCATCGTTCTTATATTATCAATCTGCAGAAAGTAACAGAGATGATTACATGGTCGAAGAATTCATATTCGATTAAAATAGATGGTTTGGAAAATACATTCGTACCATTATCACGTAACAAAGTGAAAGAAATTCAAGGATATTTTAATAGTCATACGGTACAGTTCACGGAAATTTAAGTACATTTAACGTGTATTTTATAGTGAGAAATCATGGTCTCTAATACAATTTGGGTAACAAATTGATTGGAGGCTATTTTTATGACACTTATACAAATGAATGATGTAGTAAAGATGTACGACAGTAAAAAAGCAGTTAATCATTTATCTTTAAATATTAATCAAGGTGAAATATTTGGATTACTTGGACCGAGTGGCTCAGGGAAGACAACGACGATTAAAATGCTAACAGGAGAAACATCTATTACAGAAGGTAGCATTCAAGTATTTCAATATAAAGATAAAGCACTTCAAACAGCAGAGTTTAGAGAACAAATTGGGATACTTTCAGATAATAGTGCACTTTATGAAAGGTTAACAGTATTTGATAATTTAAAAATGTTCGCAGGACTTTATAAGCAGCCTGTAAATAGAATTGAAGAGGTACTTTCATTTGTACAATTAGAAAATGAGAAGAAAACAATCGTTAAGAAATTATCAAAAGGAATGCGTCAAAGAATATTGCTTGCAAAAGCTCTAATACATCAACCGAAACTATTATTCTTAGATGAACCAACTTCAGCCCTAGACCCGAATACGACAAGACATATTCATAAAGGTTTATTAAAATTAAAAGAAAGCGGAACAACTATTTTCTTAACAACACATGATATGGATGAAGCGGAAAGTTTATGTGATCGTATTGCGTTAATTAATAACGGAAAACTTATTGCACTGGATACACCAGATAATTTGAGAAATCAACATTCAGATCAGACAATTACTGTGGAAATGAATAATTTAGAGAAGAAAAGAGTGCATAAAGAAGATGTAATGCAAATTACGGAATTACTCAATACGAAAC
Above is a window of Macrococcoides canis DNA encoding:
- a CDS encoding amino acid permease, producing MGDNHLKRSLSSRQVQMIALGGTIGVGLFMGASSTIKWTGPSAILAYLVAGLFLFLIMRAMGELVYLYPTTGSFADYASEYLHPVAGYVTAWANIFQWIVVGMSEVIAVGQYMQFWWPELPSWIPGIIVIITLAAANMASVKAFGEFEFWFAMIKIVTIILMIVAGLGIILFGLGNNGNPIGFGNLTEHGGFFPNGITGFFFALSMVVGSYQGVELIGITAGETKDPQKNITKAVNGIIWRILIFYIGAIFVIVTVYPWDELGNVGSPFVATFAKVGITIAAGFINFVVITAAMSGCNSGIFSSSRMVFTLAQEGKMPKSFARVMKNGVPVYAVLMISIGIFVGVLLNIFLPMFIDGSENIFVYVYSASILPGMIPWFMILFSHLAFRKREPELAANHPFKMPFAPVSDYLAIGFLVLVLIGMLINADTRVSVIIGIIFLSAMAGVYFLRGFHKLDAGRKFLEK
- a CDS encoding alpha/beta hydrolase, with amino-acid sequence MIKVKAPQTIYFQGNDHAVLLLHSFTGTTRDMKLLADALAAADFSYTIPAYPGHGQSIETFVQHSVNDWWKVVEEAYLKLLAQGFRKISVIGVSLGGLFTLKLAEQFNFHKAIIMSTPMHKEAVNLEERLKRYAENTQKIFSENKLSENNINNLIKNYYGTPLFIQMIDEIMTHLSDIQTPISILYGGRDDILYQESAEFIYRNIHSKKDILEFSEAGHLMPRGRAQEDVIRYIIGQLT
- a CDS encoding sodium-dependent transporter, producing MDRQSSFTSKLGFILASAGSAIGLGAMWKFPYVMADNGGAAFLILFIIFTLFIGLPILMSEFVMGVAGETYSTRAFSKLSGKKYYDLIGHLGNIGVFLLMSFYSVIGGFILIYIMRTIKVMFTGDSTKDYAALFGSIISNPLNTITGVILFLILTAVIVIKGVENGIERASKFMMPMLFVMFLIMIIRSLTLPNAMEGVSFFLNPDFHKLDQEAVLFALGQSFFSLSVGFGGMLTYASYMKKGTDLVQAGGYIVLLNILVTLLAGLAIFPATASLGIDNAQGPGLLFIVLPYVFNQLPFGSIFYLIFLLLFFFATITSSISLVEINVSNMTKNDNAKRLKSVLAIILGIFIVSIPCALSFGPISEMKFFKGTFFDNMDFLVSNIMLPIGVLCYTLFSGYVLDKKVMKAYFVQKPYQDKLFNVWIILLRYIIPIVILFVMINQLMQ
- a CDS encoding LytTR family transcriptional regulator DNA-binding domain-containing protein, which gives rise to MTDLINHLQTLDLKAHACIVSNMNQQKEIIAHFEEKDVWIETFNTPFHERLTVREQLKFYMRWFGATFNIDEVLRQFMLIEYSNVKVKKLEYDEYVLLKVALAYVQDNKLIIIKDILHNLKVETVDTILNVLPQFNTEHKVLHILSYLDHGLLLSNEIYQVKKSQLKRLEVYEDREETNEAADSGEKEQSAQSYNNSDMLESVINKQNQKNISQEINSNFSRSNVFRITVKSEDKTLFINPEDIDYIEGAEGKVNIHFNSESFKADYTLNELEEKLKVYGFYRCHRSYIINLQKVTEMITWSKNSYSIKIDGLENTFVPLSRNKVKEIQGYFNSHTVQFTEI
- a CDS encoding ABC transporter ATP-binding protein translates to MTLIQMNDVVKMYDSKKAVNHLSLNINQGEIFGLLGPSGSGKTTTIKMLTGETSITEGSIQVFQYKDKALQTAEFREQIGILSDNSALYERLTVFDNLKMFAGLYKQPVNRIEEVLSFVQLENEKKTIVKKLSKGMRQRILLAKALIHQPKLLFLDEPTSALDPNTTRHIHKGLLKLKESGTTIFLTTHDMDEAESLCDRIALINNGKLIALDTPDNLRNQHSDQTITVEMNNLEKKRVHKEDVMQITELLNTKQVKRIYTNEPTLGEVFIKVTGKELV
- a CDS encoding catalase; the protein is MTNEKDKQLEAFRRDHSEDTALTTNQGLKMAEDEFSLKAGERGPTLLEDFHFREKMTHFDHERIPERIVHARGYGAHGEFELYEDLSEYTKAKFLTDTTKKTPVFVRFSTVQGSKGSNDTVRDARGFATKFYTEEGNYDLVGNNIPVFFIQDAIKFPDLVHAVKPEPHNEIPQGGTAHDTFWDFFAQNPESTHMTMWTMSDRGIPKSFRTMEGFGVHTFRLVNAEGKSHFVKFHWKPLLGTHSLVWDEAQIIAGKNSDYNREDLYEAIDKGDYPEWELGLQILPEEDEFKFDFDILDPTKLWPEEEVPVKRVGKMTLNRNVDNVFAETEQVAFHPGHLVPGIDFSNDPLLQGRLFSYTDTQLSRLGGPNFHQLPINRPVCPFANNQRDGMHQTFVHKGQTAYHNNAINNNNPHTTPAEEGGFEHYHEKIDAHKVRARSESFKEHYSQAKMFYNSLSQPEKEHLRDAFAFELGKCKHDFVKENAVANINKVDKDLATQIAEKIGVAAPTADEEVKSDKKSPALSMENTVKKLDTLSVALLVTEQSDEAKIKKVLTTLADNKVNYKLVSEKAFKLGELKVSETFDTVHSTLFDGLIVLDVKTPLLPPVKDFIEAANRHFKTIGYDASVAKALEETAVDVAQPGIVELSDDANKYLDALIVQRHWDRKL